Part of the Zingiber officinale cultivar Zhangliang chromosome 8A, Zo_v1.1, whole genome shotgun sequence genome, taaaattaagtaaaatattCAATTTGCATAACTCACATGTCTCCGTCTACATACGTTGCCTGAACCTGGTTATATTTTGTGCCAAATTGTTATATTTAGGAATTATCATGTAactgttttatttttcatggacTTGAGAGATCTTTTTGGGTTTTAAAAACTCCAACAAATATAATATTACTTAATATTTTAGAGATGTGAATCTCGACTCAACAcactatttttcaaaaaacaaaATACACTAGAATTATCAAAATAGCATTTTATAAatattgttatatttttattaatacaaAAATACCTCTAaacaattttattataaaaatacccTTCCTAtgtatttctaaatttatcaattcGGGAGCATTTGGATATtaataaagatttttaaaaaattgttctaaaaatatttttttcgccGAAggcatttaaatttattttttataaaatgagagaaaaaatctgttttttttttaatttttatattatttttttaaggtCAGCCAGCTACATGCAGCTGCTGCCATCATTCTGGAATCTGGCCgactaaattaatataaaaaaaataaaaaatagaaactaaaaaaaatttgaagatcCCCCGATCCCCTTCCTATCAATACAGACAACTCCCGTCCTTTCAATTTCTTCTCCTCCGATTGGATTCCCATCTAAATCAACAGAAATCGAGCGAAAAAATTCGAGGAGGAAAAAGAGAAAGATCGAACAACAATAATGGGCAATcgacgaagagaagaagaagaagaagcagagcaGCATCAAATGATCACAACTCCGCTGCGTAAGCTTCTCATCCGCCATTAATCTGCTTCTCTGCTTGTATTATGCTCCTCAGCCATCTCACGCCCACCGATGTCGACGTCATGCAGTTCACGAGGAAGCAGCCGCGCCGtcggcagcggcggcggcggcaccgGCAGCGGCGGCGGAGGAAGAAGAAACAGGGGAGGAGTTGCTGGAGAACTCGCCGGTGGAGCAGGTGGCGCTGACGGTGCCAGTGGAGGACGACCCATCGACGCCGGCGCTGACGTTCCGGATGTGGGTGCTGGGGACGGCCTCTTGCGTGCTGCTCTCCTTCCTCAACCAGTTCTTCTGGTACCGGAAGGAGCCGCTGTCCATCACCGCCATCTCCGCCCAGATCGCGGTGGTGCCGCTCGGTCACCTCATGGCCGCCACGATCACCGACCGCGTCTTCTTCCGGGGAAGCCGGTGGGAGTTCTCGCTCAACCCCGGGCCGTTCAACATCAAGGAGCACGTGCTCATCACCATCTTCGCCAACTCCGGCGCTGGCAGCGTCTACGCCATCCACATCGTCACCGCCATCAAGATTTTCTACCGAAAGCACCTCAACTTCTTCGTCTCCCTCGTCGTCGTCATCACCACGCAGGCACaattatttttgttaattaatttaggaaaataatttgtgacaagaatttcagtttctaaaaattGGCTGAAAAATGAAGCAGGTGCTGGGATTCGGATGGGCGGGAATATTCCGGCGGTATCTCGTAGAGCCGGCGGCGATGTGGTGGCCGTACAATTTAGTGCAGGTCTCGTTGTTCAGGTGAGGgatgaaattattattatttttcttttacggCCAAATATTTAagacaaataaaaaaaacacGCGTTAGCCATTTTATTCAACCCGTCAAGGAGGCACCAAATTTATTATATTCTTCTTTTAAGGCTCCCATTCATGATAATATTTGGTTAATTTTAGTAAAATCTAGAATtacaaatatttttggaaaataattaaaaatatatatttataattcttattgaaaaatataaattttattgataattttctagttaaaaaaataaaaaccttttttttttgtcaaaattataATGTTTAAGATCCTTActataaacctatttttgaaaaaaatctacACAAATTCAATTTTCTATGAAACCAATCGTATAGAATGCAATTTGAtcataaaaaatattatagaatTTAAAATCCACAAGACAACTAAATAAAAGTTGGGACTCCTTTTtcgatgattttgattgaaatgaAAAGAACTCCTTGAATGGACATTCATTATTATCATTAACAcactagaaaataaattttccgTCTCCTCATAACTACACTTGTCTAATGTGTGATGGCTTTACCTCATGCCACTTTGCAATCTTAGAAAACAAATTTCCCATATTTTTAAACCTaccaaattaaataaattaaggaaattaattaaatcaaatcattTACTGAATTtacaatttaactttaatttttttattttcaaaaaattgggGTGATGTAGGGCTTTGCATGAGAAGGAAGAAGCAGCAAAAGGAGGTTTGACAAGGAATCAGTTCTTCACGGTGGCCTTCCTCTGTAGCTTCGCCTACTACGTCTTCCCCGGCTACCTATTCTCCATGCTCACCTCCCTCTCCTGGGTCTGTTGGGTCTTCCCTAGCTCCATCTTGGCGCAGCAGCTCGGCTCCGGCCTCTACGGCCTCGGCCTAGGGGCCGTCGGCCTCGACTGGTCCACCGTCTCCTCCTACCTCGGCAGCCCGCTGGCCAGCCCCTGGTTCGCTACCGCCAACGTCGCCGTCGGCTTCGTGCTCATCATGTATATCATCACGCCGATCGGCTACTGGCTCGACTTCTACAAGGCCAAGAGCTTCCCAATCTTCTCCGACGGCCTCTTCACCTCCACCGGGCAGAGGTACAACATTTCCGGTATCATAGACCCCAACTTCCACCTCGACATCGACGCCTATGAGAAGAACGGGCCGCTTTACCTCAGCACCTTCTTCGCGGGCAATTACGGCGTCGGCTTCGCGTCGCTTACCGCCACCATTTCGCACGTCCTCCTCTTCCACGGAAGGTGAAGACCGCCTCCCCTGCTTTTTTTCCACGCTCACGGAGTCGAAAACTCTTACCTAATTTGCCGTCGAATTCAGAGAAATCTGGCAGATGAGCAAATCGGCTTTCAAAGATCAGAAGATGGACATCCACACGAGATTGATGAGCAGGTATAAGCAGGTCCCTCAGTGGTGGTTCATCGCGATCCTTGTCGCCAACATGGCGTTCACAATCTTCGCCTGCGAGTACTACATCGACCAGCTCCAGCTGCCGTGGTGGGGCGTGTTGCTCGCCTGCTCCATTGCATTTTTCTTTACGCTCCCCGTCGGAATCATCACAGCAACCACCAATAAGGTCCAATTAACTCGACTCTTTCTCCGTCAGACGGTGAGTTGACTGACAAACTGATATCTCGATCTCCTGCTTGATGAACCAGACGCCGGGATTGAACGTAATCACAGAGTACATTATAGGGTATCTGTACCCCGGCCGGCCGGTGGCGAACATGTGCTTCAAGGTGTACGGGTTCATCAGTATGAAGCAGGCGTTGATGTTCCTGCAAGACTTCAAGTTGGGGCACTACATGAAGATTCCGCCGAGGACGATGTTCATGGCTCAGGTGGTAGGGACGTTGATCGCCGCGTTTGTCTACTTGAGCACTGCGTGGTGGCTTATGGAGACGATTCCGGACATCTGCAACAAGAGCTTGTTGTCTCCGGAGAGTCCGTGGACCTGCCCGGGCGACCACGTCTTCTACGACGCGTCGGTGATATGGGGCCTGATCGGCCCTCGCCGGATCTTCGGGAATCTCGGCACGTACGCCGCCATCAACTGGTTCTTCCTCGTCGGAGCGGTAGGGCCGCTGCTTGTCTGGCTCGCGCACAGGGCATTCCCTGACAAGGAGTGGATCAGGCTCATCAACATGCCGATCCTGATCGGCGCCACCGGGGACATGCCGCCGGCGACTGCGGTGAACTACACCACTTGGATTCTGGTCGGATTCCTGTCGGGCTACGTGGTATACAGGTACAGAAGGGACTGGTGGAAGCGGCACAATTACGTGCTTTCCGGTGCGTTGGACGCAGGATTAGCGTTCATGGCCGTTTTGATCTATCTCTGCTTGGAGCTGGAGAATGTCAGTCTGCGTTGGTGGGGCAACGAGTTGGATGGCTGCCCTTTGGCCTCGTGCCCGACAGCTCCTGGCGTCGTTGTTGAAGGCTGCCCAGTGTTACGGTAACCATCGATCGTTGgatgatcgtggtggagagtagaGACTTCTTGTATTGAAACAATCTGTAGGGGAAGTAtttaattttacatctcacagaAATCACAAGATTACTTGTGCCTGTGTATTAACACTTAGTCAGGTTTTAATTAGGATGATGAATTAGGTTAAAAATGTTGATTTGATGCATTTAAATGAGTCAATTTTATCAAATCATATTAATTTTGTATTGACAAATCATTAGAAAGTTGTACAAGTAATATGCATTTTGCTCATAAATCatgattgaaaatttattttaaaattattttacaaaactTTTATGAAATATATTTATTGATAGAAGTCCATATTGATTACGTTGTATAAAGTTAACGTGAAATATTGAagattttaatgatttttaactttatgtcattttttaaaataagaggTATTTGTTGGTGCTGAGAACACCACATCGaatctatattttgatatatgactaaatataaaattaatcttTGTTGATATGATGAACTGTGTCAATTGTGTATGTGTATATTACTTGGTGTATGTGTATATTACTTGATAGGCGATGAAGTTGTGATTGGATAGAGTCCTAATTAATAGAACTACGCAGGGAAGACTTCGTTGGGAACCAAGCGGTGGAAGTTCTAACGGGACTAGGTCGTGAAAAACCTGGTTAGGTAAATCAAGTATAAGGGAAATTAGCTGGGAGTTAAGACCTTGACAACAAATCCAAACAAGTGAATTGGGAGTAGAGTTTTGACGGCTAAGTCTAGATGGATTAGTTGGGAGCTGAAAGGTAtgtgaatcaaatttaaatatctttatcACACTCACTACATGCTAATTTtgtcataaaatattttttgatagTTTCAGATGAACTCCTTTGTTCGGGCAGCTAACTAAGGATAAACTTCGACTGATGGAGTTAAGATGTTCCAAGTAATCAGAGCGAGAAGTGGACGACCTCGGAGTCCAAGCGACTAGAGATACCATCTAGGCAACCGGAGATAACTTGATCCAGTGATATGAAGAAGGCAATCAAGATCAGAATTTGCTCCAGTCAACCGAAGGAGCTTTCTAGACAATCAGAGACCGCAAGTTATCGATGGCAATGGAGTTTTCAGCCACATCAGCATACTCCAGTCGATCGAAGAGATTGAGCCAAGGGAACATTCTTAAGCTTGAATTTGATTATTGTTATTGTGTTAgtag contains:
- the LOC122009273 gene encoding oligopeptide transporter 7-like; its protein translation is MGNRRREEEEEAEQHQMITTPLLHEEAAAPSAAAAAAPAAAAEEEETGEELLENSPVEQVALTVPVEDDPSTPALTFRMWVLGTASCVLLSFLNQFFWYRKEPLSITAISAQIAVVPLGHLMAATITDRVFFRGSRWEFSLNPGPFNIKEHVLITIFANSGAGSVYAIHIVTAIKIFYRKHLNFFVSLVVVITTQVLGFGWAGIFRRYLVEPAAMWWPYNLVQVSLFRALHEKEEAAKGGLTRNQFFTVAFLCSFAYYVFPGYLFSMLTSLSWVCWVFPSSILAQQLGSGLYGLGLGAVGLDWSTVSSYLGSPLASPWFATANVAVGFVLIMYIITPIGYWLDFYKAKSFPIFSDGLFTSTGQRYNISGIIDPNFHLDIDAYEKNGPLYLSTFFAGNYGVGFASLTATISHVLLFHGREIWQMSKSAFKDQKMDIHTRLMSRYKQVPQWWFIAILVANMAFTIFACEYYIDQLQLPWWGVLLACSIAFFFTLPVGIITATTNKTPGLNVITEYIIGYLYPGRPVANMCFKVYGFISMKQALMFLQDFKLGHYMKIPPRTMFMAQVVGTLIAAFVYLSTAWWLMETIPDICNKSLLSPESPWTCPGDHVFYDASVIWGLIGPRRIFGNLGTYAAINWFFLVGAVGPLLVWLAHRAFPDKEWIRLINMPILIGATGDMPPATAVNYTTWILVGFLSGYVVYRYRRDWWKRHNYVLSGALDAGLAFMAVLIYLCLELENVSLRWWGNELDGCPLASCPTAPGVVVEGCPVLR